The Legionella adelaidensis genome has a segment encoding these proteins:
- a CDS encoding MBL fold metallo-hydrolase, whose protein sequence is MALIEVDSLQVQVVVDNVTDSLSSVPENVIHEMDYLADQGMEELSGECLCCGAHGLSLLLTASKNSLSHSLLFDAGPDGEVFQRNVTKLGINITQVEEVVLSHGHWDHAGGFLAALQLMKSHNPEHKVVFQLNPGMFYQRATQSDHHIFPFKKIPSAAELQSKGAMVVNSDEARLLLDNMFYLSGEISRITDYEKGYPGHVKQLPNQEWVPDPLILDERFLVVNVRNKGLIIFSACSHAGIINVLKQAQALFPTIPLYAVMGGFHLSGHAKEKIIQQTVEDMKQFDLKMIIPAHCTGWRAVSALGNTFGDTIVVPSAVGRLYQF, encoded by the coding sequence ATGGCGTTAATTGAAGTGGATTCTTTGCAAGTTCAAGTAGTTGTAGACAATGTAACCGATAGCCTGTCCAGCGTCCCGGAGAATGTTATTCATGAAATGGATTATTTGGCAGATCAGGGGATGGAAGAATTATCGGGTGAATGTCTGTGCTGTGGTGCGCATGGATTATCACTTTTATTAACCGCCTCAAAAAACTCTTTAAGTCATTCCTTATTATTTGATGCAGGTCCCGATGGGGAGGTTTTCCAAAGAAACGTTACCAAACTTGGCATTAATATTACTCAGGTGGAAGAAGTAGTCCTTTCTCATGGACACTGGGATCATGCCGGAGGATTTTTGGCTGCATTGCAGTTAATGAAAAGCCACAACCCAGAACATAAAGTTGTTTTCCAACTGAATCCGGGTATGTTTTATCAGCGTGCCACACAGTCGGACCATCATATCTTTCCTTTTAAAAAAATACCCTCTGCGGCAGAGCTTCAGAGTAAGGGTGCTATGGTGGTAAATAGCGATGAAGCGCGCTTGCTCCTCGACAACATGTTTTATCTCAGTGGAGAGATTTCAAGAATAACGGATTATGAAAAGGGATATCCCGGGCATGTAAAACAGTTACCTAACCAAGAATGGGTTCCTGATCCGTTAATTTTAGATGAACGATTTTTAGTGGTAAATGTGCGAAATAAAGGGTTAATTATTTTTTCAGCTTGCTCTCATGCAGGTATTATCAATGTATTAAAGCAAGCTCAAGCTTTATTTCCTACCATACCTTTATATGCCGTTATGGGTGGGTTTCATTTATCAGGTCACGCGAAAGAAAAAATTATTCAGCAAACCGTTGAAGATATGAAACAATTCGATCTTAAAATGATAATCCCCGCGCATTGTACGGGTTGGCGAGCAGTAAGTGCCTTAGGAAATACATTTGGCGATACAATCGTAGTACCCTCTGCCGTGGGACGTTTATATCAATTCTAG